A segment of the Candidatus Methylomirabilota bacterium genome:
GCCGCCGCTCGAGGCGATGGTGAGGACGCCGTGCGGGTAGCCCGTGGCCAAGAGGCGCTCCTCCAGTCCCGTCAGGTAGCTCTCCATGAGGGGCTGGAGGTAGGCGTTGAGCACGGTGGTCGAGAAGCGCTCGAACTCGCGATACTCGGCCACGACCTCGGCCGAGCAGGACACGGGCAGCCCGGGGTGCCGGCCCTTGGCGGCGTCGGCCACCGCGCGCTCGTGGGCGGGATTCAGGTACGCGTGGAGCAGGCAGACGGCGAGGGCTTCGACCCCGCCGGCGAGGGCGTCATCGAGGGCCCGTTCCACGCTGGCCGAGTCGAGGGGCACGAGCACCGAGCCGTCGGCGGCGAGCCGCTCGGTGACTTCGAACCGATGCCGCCGCTCCACCACGGGTTTTGGCCGGACGAAGGTGGGCACGAAGAGGGCGGGAATGTTTCGTTTGGTGCGTCCGATCTCGATCAGGTCGCGGAAGCCCGCCGTGGTCAGCACGGCTACGCGGGCGCCCCGCCGCTCGAGCACCGCGTTGGTGCCGACGGTGGTGCCATGGACGAGGCGCCGGACCTCTCGGCTCTCGATGCCCAGGGCCTGGAGCCCGGACAGGACGGCGGCGGCCTCGTGGCGCGGCCGCGACGGCACCTTGGTGACGACCACGCGGCCGCTGCGCGAGTCGACGGCGGTGAGGTCGGTGAATGTTCCACCGACGTCGATGCCCACGATGAACATGCGGGGATGATAGCAGAGTGTTCAGGGGCTCGCCGTCAGGGGCTCACTCCGTAGCGGCTGTATTCCTCGGCAATGCGCGGCGATATCGCGCGCGCAGTGGCGAGGTCGGCTTCGGCACCTGGGAGATCACCCTTCTTCCGCTTCGCAAGGCCACGTCCGTACAGCGCATGGGCCTGCTTGGGCTCGAGGCGGAGTGCGGCATCATAGTCGGCGATTGCCCGGTCGAGCTGGTCAAGCTTCAGATAGGTGAGGCCCCGGCTGTCGAGCGTCGCCCCGAAATCGGGCCGCAGGCGAAGGGACTCGTTGCAGTCCGCGAGGGCTGCCTCCAGTCGCCCGGCGATGGCGCGCGTGAAGCATCGATTGTTCCAGGCCATCGCGAAGGTCGGCTGAAGTCGAATGGCCTGGTTGAAGTCCTGAATCGCTCGATCGTACTCGCCCTTCCGACGGTAGGCATTGCCCCGGCTATTGAAGGCCGGCGCATAGCTCGGGCTGAGCCGTATCGTCTCGTCGTAATCCAGGATCGCTCGGTCCAGGTCGCCCTTCCGCGTGTACGCGTGCCCACGATTGTCGAAGCCCATTGCGTCCTTCGCGTCGAGCCGGATCGCCTCTGAGTACTCGCTGATCGCGTCATCGATCCTGTCGCGGAGTGCCAGCGTCATGCCAAGTCCAACGTGCGCCCGCACCAAGCGCGGGTCGACCCGTAGCGCCTCCCGAAACTCCGAGAGCGCCTCCTCGTCTTTGCCGAGGCGGAGCAGGACGAAGCCGAGCTCTGTCCTCGCCTCGACCTGGCGAAAGTCCAAGGCCTTGGCGGTCCGGAGCTCTCGGGCCGCATCCTCCAGAAGGCCCCGCCGGCTGTAGAGGAATCCCAGCACGGTGTGCGACCCGGCATGGGAAGAGTCGATCTTGATGGCCTCG
Coding sequences within it:
- a CDS encoding tetratricopeptide repeat protein — protein: MAISLGHGDCAYAQPADIRTVTIRVAPDESYRAQANWETTLRNTVRGVSDIYEKHFQIRFVILDIVPFTAGPSVAPERLTHKMIADVPVGPADLLVGFSGRRCERLMYGWARSFDRFAMVMTGCYETIILKDSAPESVLSHELAHLFGAFHPSITVDSIMRGGPPDRFDDQTIRVIRLMRNHDFQRGVLGMDQDTRRAWSAIYAEGHARNEPNPLAAALANAGQDLLRSGKMAEGEAALHEAIKIDSSHAGSHTVLGFLYSRRGLLEDAARELRTAKALDFRQVEARTELGFVLLRLGKDEEALSEFREALRVDPRLVRAHVGLGMTLALRDRIDDAISEYSEAIRLDAKDAMGFDNRGHAYTRKGDLDRAILDYDETIRLSPSYAPAFNSRGNAYRRKGEYDRAIQDFNQAIRLQPTFAMAWNNRCFTRAIAGRLEAALADCNESLRLRPDFGATLDSRGLTYLKLDQLDRAIADYDAALRLEPKQAHALYGRGLAKRKKGDLPGAEADLATARAISPRIAEEYSRYGVSP